One genomic region from Vitreimonas flagellata encodes:
- the cofE gene encoding coenzyme F420-0:L-glutamate ligase, with translation MAALISIAPIRGIGEVAVGADLGALVLDALRPFAPLKPDDILIVTQKIVSKAENSLADLTEIAPSARAEELAGVVKKDARLVEMVLRESSDVVRAVPHVLITRHRLGFVMANAGIDQSNIGPGKPERVLLLPRDPDASAARLRAVIAAAFGQEIGVVISDSFGRPWRDGVVNVAIGAAGVASVRDQRGIADRDGRPLEVTRVALADAIAAAAGLASGEAAESVPLVLMRGCDPHAEIASPAQAINRPIEQDLFR, from the coding sequence TTGGCAGCTTTGATCTCGATCGCGCCCATTCGCGGCATCGGCGAAGTCGCCGTGGGGGCGGACCTTGGCGCCCTGGTGCTGGATGCGCTGCGCCCGTTCGCACCGCTCAAGCCCGACGACATCCTGATCGTGACGCAGAAGATCGTCTCCAAGGCCGAAAACAGCTTAGCCGATTTGACCGAGATCGCGCCGAGCGCGCGCGCTGAGGAATTGGCGGGCGTCGTGAAGAAGGATGCCCGCCTGGTCGAGATGGTGCTTCGTGAGAGCAGCGATGTGGTGCGCGCCGTGCCGCATGTGCTGATCACGCGCCATCGTCTGGGCTTCGTGATGGCCAATGCGGGCATCGATCAATCGAACATTGGGCCGGGCAAGCCGGAGCGCGTGTTGCTATTGCCGCGCGATCCGGATGCGAGTGCTGCGCGCTTGCGCGCGGTGATCGCGGCGGCGTTTGGCCAAGAGATCGGCGTGGTCATCTCGGACAGTTTTGGCAGGCCGTGGCGCGACGGCGTTGTGAATGTGGCGATTGGCGCCGCTGGTGTAGCGTCGGTGCGCGATCAGCGCGGCATTGCCGATCGCGATGGGAGGCCGCTTGAGGTGACGCGCGTGGCGTTGGCGGATGCGATCGCGGCGGCGGCGGGTTTGGCGTCCGGCGAAGCGGCGGAATCTGTGCCGCTTGTTTTGATGCGCGGGTGTGATCCGCATGCGGAAATTGCTTCGCCGGCGCAGGCGATTAATCGGCCGATTGAGCAGGATCTCTTTCGATGA
- a CDS encoding site-specific integrase, translating to MARAKITKRFVDSLSPADGTRFHFDTELRGFGIRQTASGFASYIFEYRPGGGGRRSPKRRLTIGSVSSLAPDEARRVARKLQADVAHGKDPQAERQARRRELKVSELIDLWDRQNPPGRRSGEPMAARTKAYTLGRLRNHVLPLIGAKRVSEVSVAVVNEVLKRVTNGETARRAPSDKKRGRIVAKGGAGAALKVASDLSIILAYAVELGILPTNPVTGARKPKAGKRHSYLTAEQVAALAKALSEMEAAGTNKAGLDLIRLLLLTGARPSEIESLRWEEVDLENACLRLSKTKTGYSRRPLSRQAIELIKAQPRTDSPYVFPATRGEGNFVGSKKLWNEARTRAKLPHVVRYDARHMVATLALSSGHDIAAVSALMGHAGPRTTLAVYAHVLDNNSTRAADDVADRVAATMNVVSTDQSARADEEAA from the coding sequence ATGGCGCGCGCGAAAATCACGAAACGTTTCGTGGACTCGCTGTCCCCTGCGGACGGCACGCGCTTCCATTTCGACACTGAGCTTCGCGGCTTCGGAATACGCCAAACCGCCTCTGGCTTCGCATCCTACATTTTCGAGTACCGGCCCGGCGGTGGCGGCCGGAGATCGCCTAAACGCCGGCTCACGATCGGAAGTGTTTCGAGCCTTGCGCCCGACGAAGCGAGGCGCGTCGCAAGGAAGCTCCAAGCTGACGTCGCTCACGGCAAAGACCCTCAGGCCGAGCGCCAGGCCAGACGACGAGAGCTGAAGGTTAGCGAGCTAATCGATCTTTGGGACCGTCAGAACCCACCAGGTCGCAGAAGCGGCGAGCCGATGGCTGCTCGGACCAAGGCCTACACTCTTGGCCGCCTGCGCAATCACGTGTTGCCGTTGATTGGCGCCAAGCGCGTCAGCGAAGTGAGCGTTGCTGTCGTCAACGAGGTGCTGAAGCGCGTCACCAATGGCGAAACCGCTAGGCGAGCGCCCTCGGACAAGAAGCGAGGAAGAATTGTCGCGAAAGGTGGCGCGGGTGCGGCGCTAAAGGTCGCCAGCGACCTCTCCATCATCCTGGCGTACGCCGTCGAACTCGGCATCCTACCAACCAATCCCGTCACGGGGGCGCGCAAGCCGAAGGCTGGCAAACGGCATTCTTACCTAACCGCCGAGCAAGTGGCCGCTCTCGCCAAAGCTTTGAGTGAGATGGAAGCGGCCGGAACCAACAAGGCTGGCTTGGATCTTATCCGCCTACTCTTGCTTACCGGGGCTCGCCCCTCCGAGATTGAATCGCTTCGCTGGGAAGAAGTGGATTTAGAGAACGCCTGCCTAAGGTTGTCGAAGACAAAGACCGGCTATTCGCGTCGTCCTCTGTCGCGACAAGCAATCGAGCTCATCAAAGCCCAGCCGCGAACTGACAGTCCCTACGTCTTCCCTGCCACCCGAGGTGAAGGCAATTTTGTAGGATCGAAGAAACTCTGGAACGAGGCGCGGACCAGAGCAAAACTCCCCCACGTTGTCCGGTACGATGCGCGGCACATGGTCGCGACTCTCGCACTGTCTTCAGGTCACGACATTGCGGCGGTTTCAGCGCTGATGGGACATGCTGGCCCGAGAACTACACTGGCAGTTTATGCCCACGTGCTCGACAATAATTCGACACGAGCAGCCGACGATGTCGCTGATCGAGTTGCGGCGACCATGAACGTTGTTTCTACCGATCAGAGCGCGCGCGCCGACGAAGAAGCTGCCTAG
- a CDS encoding helix-turn-helix domain-containing protein, giving the protein MPKSTFTDAYGYAVDTLIAARDDASLTQAELAERLGKPQPFVSKYERKVRRLDVAEFCAIARALRRDPVELFAEAVKRMPKRIEI; this is encoded by the coding sequence ATGCCGAAGTCCACGTTCACTGATGCTTATGGGTATGCGGTCGACACCCTGATCGCCGCGCGTGACGACGCGAGTCTCACCCAGGCGGAGTTAGCGGAGCGTCTCGGCAAACCGCAGCCCTTCGTGTCAAAGTACGAACGCAAGGTGCGCCGTCTCGATGTGGCGGAGTTCTGCGCTATCGCGCGGGCGCTCCGGCGCGATCCCGTCGAGCTGTTTGCGGAAGCCGTTAAGCGCATGCCGAAGCGGATCGAAATCTGA
- the hsdR gene encoding EcoAI/FtnUII family type I restriction enzme subunit R, with product MDKRSLTERDICSKFITPNVIAAGWDDQLQIREEVSFTKGRIIVRGKLVTRGKAKRADYILYYKPNIPIAIIEAKDNTHSVGDGMQQALEYAETLDIPFVFSSNGDGFLFHDRTGFSPTKEANIALDAFPSPAELWARYRQWKNLGADAEKIVLQDYYDDGSGKAPRYYQVNAINATVEAIAKGQNRALLVMATGTGKTYTAFQIIWRLWKAKQKKRVLFLADRNVLVDQTMVNDFRPFGPAMAKLSTKSGTIERADGSTVELATAIDNQRRVDTAYEIYLGLYQALTGPEERKKLYKQFSPGFFDLIVIDECHRGSAAEDAAWREILDYFSAATQIGLTATPKETAYASNINYFGAPVYSYSLRQGIRDGFLAPYKVVRVHINVDIEGYRPEAGAVDRDGEEIEDRIYNQRDFDRTLVLDDRTKIVAKKVSDFLKESGDRFQKTIVFCVDEEHAARMRQALINENKDLVDQNHRYVMRITSSDTEGQAQLGNFIDPESKYPVIVTTSRLLSTGVDAQTCRVIAIDRAVGSMTEFKQIVGRGTRVHEDTRKFYFTLLDFRGATNHFADPTFDGDPVQIYEPGDNDPVAPPEDAPIVNDEDDPIPARPDLDEIVLDAPEPPDIDFGGGVQERRKIYVDGVDAQIVGERVQYLDEHGRLVTESLRDFTRKALKRHFASLDDFLRRWKSTERKQAIIDELSEEGLTLEVLADETGKNLDPFDLICHIAFDRPPLTRKERAESVRKRDFFTRYGDQARAVLSALLQKYQDEGVLNLDDANVLKIPPISFLGTPVQLIGAFGGIEKFEAAAHELQEAIYNEGNQ from the coding sequence ATGGATAAGAGGTCGCTCACAGAGCGTGACATCTGCTCGAAATTCATAACCCCTAACGTCATCGCCGCTGGCTGGGACGATCAGCTTCAAATCCGCGAGGAAGTGAGCTTCACGAAAGGCCGCATCATTGTGCGGGGAAAGCTCGTCACCCGGGGCAAAGCCAAGCGCGCCGACTACATCCTCTACTACAAGCCCAACATCCCGATCGCGATCATCGAGGCGAAGGACAACACCCACAGCGTCGGCGATGGGATGCAGCAGGCGCTTGAGTATGCCGAGACCCTCGACATCCCCTTCGTCTTTTCAAGCAACGGCGACGGCTTCCTATTTCACGACCGCACCGGGTTCAGCCCTACAAAGGAAGCGAACATCGCTTTGGACGCCTTCCCGTCCCCAGCAGAGCTTTGGGCGCGTTACCGGCAGTGGAAGAATCTCGGAGCCGACGCCGAGAAGATTGTCCTTCAGGACTATTATGACGACGGCAGCGGCAAGGCCCCGCGCTACTACCAGGTCAACGCCATCAACGCGACGGTGGAGGCTATCGCCAAGGGTCAGAACCGCGCCTTGCTCGTCATGGCAACGGGTACAGGCAAGACCTACACAGCGTTCCAAATCATCTGGCGTCTATGGAAAGCGAAGCAGAAGAAGCGCGTCCTTTTCCTCGCTGACCGCAACGTCCTCGTCGATCAGACGATGGTCAACGACTTCCGGCCCTTCGGCCCAGCGATGGCGAAACTCAGCACTAAGTCCGGCACCATCGAGCGTGCTGACGGCTCGACAGTCGAACTCGCCACGGCGATCGACAATCAGCGCCGCGTCGATACCGCTTACGAGATTTATCTCGGCCTCTATCAAGCGCTGACCGGCCCCGAAGAACGCAAGAAGCTCTACAAGCAATTCTCGCCCGGCTTCTTCGACCTCATCGTTATCGACGAATGCCATCGCGGCAGCGCCGCCGAAGATGCGGCGTGGCGCGAAATTCTCGACTACTTCTCAGCGGCGACGCAGATCGGGCTGACCGCGACCCCAAAGGAAACGGCGTACGCCTCGAACATCAATTATTTCGGGGCTCCCGTTTATTCCTACTCATTGCGCCAAGGCATTCGCGACGGCTTCCTCGCGCCCTACAAGGTCGTTCGGGTCCACATCAATGTTGATATCGAGGGTTATCGCCCCGAAGCCGGCGCGGTCGATCGCGACGGCGAGGAGATCGAGGATCGCATCTACAATCAGCGCGACTTCGATCGCACCTTAGTTCTCGACGACAGAACCAAGATCGTCGCCAAGAAGGTCTCCGACTTCCTCAAGGAAAGCGGCGATCGATTCCAAAAGACGATCGTCTTCTGCGTCGATGAGGAGCACGCGGCGCGGATGCGCCAAGCGCTGATCAACGAGAACAAGGACCTCGTCGATCAAAACCATCGCTATGTCATGCGCATCACAAGCAGCGACACCGAAGGCCAGGCGCAGCTCGGTAACTTTATCGACCCCGAGTCGAAGTACCCGGTCATCGTCACCACCTCACGCCTCCTATCAACGGGAGTGGACGCACAGACCTGCCGCGTTATCGCCATCGATCGCGCCGTTGGCTCTATGACTGAGTTTAAGCAGATCGTGGGTCGTGGCACGCGAGTCCACGAGGATACGCGCAAGTTCTACTTCACGCTGCTCGACTTCAGGGGTGCGACCAACCACTTCGCCGATCCCACGTTCGATGGCGACCCTGTGCAAATCTACGAGCCAGGCGACAACGATCCCGTTGCGCCACCGGAAGACGCCCCGATCGTCAACGACGAGGACGATCCTATTCCGGCTCGCCCGGACCTGGACGAAATAGTCCTCGACGCGCCGGAGCCTCCAGACATCGACTTCGGCGGTGGCGTTCAAGAGCGGCGCAAGATCTACGTTGACGGCGTCGATGCCCAGATCGTCGGCGAGCGCGTCCAATACCTCGATGAGCATGGTCGGCTTGTCACCGAGAGCTTGCGCGACTTCACGCGCAAGGCCTTGAAACGACACTTCGCGTCGCTCGACGACTTCCTGAGACGCTGGAAGTCCACCGAACGCAAGCAAGCCATCATTGACGAACTGAGCGAGGAAGGACTGACTCTTGAGGTGCTCGCCGATGAGACGGGCAAGAACCTCGATCCGTTCGATCTCATCTGTCACATCGCCTTCGATCGGCCGCCTCTCACGCGCAAAGAGCGCGCCGAGAGCGTTCGTAAGCGAGACTTCTTCACACGCTACGGCGATCAAGCGCGAGCGGTCCTCAGCGCCTTGCTTCAAAAGTACCAAGACGAAGGCGTTCTCAATCTGGACGACGCCAACGTCCTGAAGATTCCGCCGATCTCCTTTCTCGGCACGCCCGTTCAGCTCATTGGCGCATTTGGCGGCATTGAAAAATTCGAGGCTGCCGCGCATGAGCTTCAGGAAGCGATCTACAACGAGGGGAATCAGTAG
- a CDS encoding HsdM family class I SAM-dependent methyltransferase — MSVRTTVKSIQDIMRQDSGVDGDAQRISQLCWMFFLKIIDDQDKELALLDKTYRSPIPAELQWRAWAANPEGITGEELLTFINGELFPKLKNLTQSGKGGDRRRVVRDVFEDAFNYMKSGQLMRQVVNKINAIDFNNLSERQHFGDIYEQILNDLQSAGNAGEYYTPRAVTAFMADRIDPKPGEILLDPACGTGGFLTCAIRQMRDRYVKRPEDEAKMQAGLRAVEKKQLPHMLCVTNMLLHNIENPSFVRHDNTLARPYIGYTQSDRVDVVLTNPPFGGREEDGIESNFPQQFRTKETADLFLALIVRLLKPGGRAAVVLPDGTLFGEGVKTRLKEHLMEECNLHTIVRLPNSVFKPYASIGTNLLFFEKGEPTKDIWFYEHRVPESQKAYSMTKPIRFEHLQPCIDWWGGKERKGREEGPQAWRVTANEVKSRSYNLDFKNPHAIADDHGDPEVLLTDLDAAERDAASLRDQLKAILAEALVR, encoded by the coding sequence TTGTCCGTTCGCACTACCGTCAAATCCATCCAAGATATCATGCGCCAAGACAGTGGCGTTGATGGTGACGCGCAGCGCATCTCGCAGCTGTGCTGGATGTTCTTCCTCAAGATCATCGACGACCAGGACAAGGAGCTGGCGCTTCTCGACAAGACCTATCGTTCGCCGATCCCTGCCGAACTCCAATGGCGGGCCTGGGCTGCAAATCCCGAAGGCATAACAGGCGAAGAGCTACTCACATTCATCAACGGCGAGCTATTCCCGAAGCTCAAGAACCTCACGCAGTCCGGCAAAGGCGGCGATCGCCGCCGCGTCGTGCGCGATGTGTTCGAGGACGCATTCAACTACATGAAGTCCGGCCAGTTGATGCGGCAGGTGGTCAACAAGATCAACGCCATCGACTTCAACAATCTCTCAGAGCGCCAGCACTTCGGTGACATCTACGAGCAGATTCTCAACGACCTGCAGAGCGCGGGCAATGCGGGCGAATACTACACGCCGCGCGCCGTGACGGCCTTCATGGCAGATCGGATCGATCCAAAGCCCGGCGAGATTCTTCTCGACCCCGCCTGCGGCACTGGCGGCTTTCTCACCTGCGCCATCCGGCAGATGCGCGATCGATATGTGAAGCGCCCTGAGGATGAGGCGAAGATGCAGGCGGGCTTACGCGCCGTCGAGAAGAAGCAGCTTCCGCACATGCTGTGCGTCACGAACATGCTGCTGCACAACATCGAGAACCCGAGCTTTGTCCGGCACGACAACACGCTCGCCCGCCCCTACATCGGCTACACGCAGAGCGACCGCGTCGATGTGGTACTCACGAACCCGCCCTTTGGCGGACGTGAGGAAGACGGCATCGAGTCCAACTTCCCGCAGCAATTTCGAACCAAGGAAACCGCCGATCTCTTCTTGGCGCTTATCGTGCGCCTATTGAAGCCAGGCGGGCGCGCAGCGGTGGTGCTTCCGGACGGCACGCTCTTTGGCGAAGGCGTAAAGACACGGCTCAAGGAACACCTGATGGAGGAGTGCAATCTCCACACCATCGTTCGCCTGCCCAACTCGGTGTTCAAGCCTTACGCTTCAATCGGCACCAACCTCCTCTTCTTCGAGAAAGGCGAACCGACCAAAGACATTTGGTTCTACGAACATCGCGTGCCCGAGAGTCAGAAAGCCTATTCGATGACGAAGCCGATCCGCTTCGAGCATCTCCAGCCCTGCATCGACTGGTGGGGCGGCAAAGAGCGCAAAGGCCGCGAAGAGGGGCCGCAAGCTTGGCGCGTCACTGCCAACGAGGTGAAGTCGCGTAGCTACAATCTCGACTTTAAGAACCCCCACGCCATAGCCGACGATCACGGCGACCCGGAGGTGCTACTGACGGACCTCGACGCGGCAGAGCGGGACGCCGCGAGCTTGCGCGACCAATTGAAGGCGATCCTCGCCGAGGCGCTCGTCCGATGA
- a CDS encoding restriction endonuclease subunit S, translating into MNAERLLQHYERLADAPEAIERLRRFILDLAVRGKLAPQNPNDEPARDYKTSDHLGAPLELPGNWQWTEIGEQLELLNGMAFKPTDWAKAGLRIVRIQNLNNAEAPFNFCSPDMARERSLIDNGSFLISWSGTPGTSFGAFIWDRGPAVLNQHIFRCDFKTKAFFPPFLRLAINGRLDEMIAKAHGGVGLQHITKGKLEALLIPLPPLAEQHRIVAKVDELMGLCDRLDAARHTREATRDRLAAASLARLNTPHPDTFHADARFALDALPALTTRPDQIKQLRQTILNLAVRGKLVPQDPNDEPITTTLSNAMARRAALVKAKKVRAKKLDGYGGLEADPNLPSSWVTERLGNLVDPENTISYGVLVPGEEVPDGVPFVRAQDLALSGHPERPNKTIAPEVEQAYARTRLRGGEILVCVVGSIGKLGVVPQSWAGANIARAVARISPISEILREYLLIVLRSDPAQTYFSEATRTLAQPTLNVGLIEQTPIPLPPLAEQRRIVARVDALMTLCDQLEASLTTAAKKRGRLLDALLAEALTPSEAIRLEAAE; encoded by the coding sequence ATGAACGCGGAGCGCCTGCTTCAGCACTATGAGCGATTGGCGGACGCGCCAGAGGCGATCGAACGGCTGCGTCGCTTCATTCTTGATCTGGCCGTACGCGGCAAACTTGCGCCGCAGAACCCGAACGACGAACCGGCAAGAGACTACAAGACTTCAGATCATCTCGGTGCGCCGCTTGAGTTACCGGGAAACTGGCAGTGGACTGAAATCGGCGAGCAGTTGGAGCTCCTCAATGGTATGGCTTTCAAGCCAACCGATTGGGCAAAGGCGGGATTACGCATCGTCCGAATCCAAAATCTGAACAATGCGGAAGCACCTTTCAACTTCTGCAGTCCTGACATGGCGCGCGAACGGTCCCTAATCGACAACGGTTCATTCCTGATAAGCTGGTCTGGAACGCCGGGTACATCATTCGGTGCATTCATTTGGGACCGCGGCCCTGCAGTTCTGAACCAGCATATATTTCGCTGTGACTTCAAGACGAAGGCGTTTTTCCCGCCATTCTTGCGCCTCGCGATCAACGGACGCCTCGACGAAATGATCGCCAAGGCACACGGCGGCGTGGGCCTTCAGCACATCACAAAAGGCAAACTCGAAGCACTGCTCATTCCTCTTCCGCCGCTCGCCGAGCAGCACCGCATCGTGGCCAAGGTCGATGAATTGATGGGCCTCTGCGATCGGCTGGACGCGGCGCGGCATACACGCGAAGCAACACGCGACCGACTTGCAGCGGCGAGCCTCGCCCGCCTCAACACACCCCATCCCGATACCTTTCATGCTGACGCTCGTTTCGCGCTCGACGCGCTCCCCGCCCTCACCACGCGCCCCGACCAGATCAAGCAACTCCGCCAAACCATCCTAAACCTCGCCGTGCGCGGAAAACTCGTGCCGCAAGACCCGAACGACGAGCCGATTACAACGACGCTGAGCAACGCGATGGCCCGTCGCGCGGCGCTTGTGAAGGCGAAAAAAGTCCGCGCCAAAAAACTTGATGGTTATGGTGGCCTGGAAGCGGACCCCAACCTGCCGTCGAGTTGGGTGACCGAGCGACTTGGAAATCTCGTCGACCCCGAGAATACGATTTCCTACGGCGTGTTGGTGCCAGGGGAAGAAGTGCCCGATGGAGTGCCGTTTGTTCGGGCGCAAGATTTAGCTCTTTCTGGCCATCCCGAACGACCGAACAAAACGATCGCTCCTGAAGTTGAACAGGCCTATGCGCGGACAAGGCTGCGAGGAGGTGAAATTCTTGTTTGCGTAGTCGGAAGTATTGGCAAGCTTGGGGTCGTTCCGCAGTCGTGGGCTGGTGCAAACATTGCCCGTGCGGTCGCGCGAATTTCACCGATATCCGAGATCTTAAGAGAATATCTGCTCATCGTTTTGCGCAGCGACCCCGCGCAAACCTACTTCAGCGAAGCAACGAGAACCCTCGCGCAGCCAACACTCAATGTTGGTCTTATCGAGCAAACACCGATTCCGCTTCCGCCGCTTGCCGAACAGCGCCGCATCGTTGCCAGAGTCGACGCACTCATGACTCTCTGCGACCAGTTGGAGGCGAGCCTTACCACCGCCGCCAAAAAACGCGGTCGCTTGCTCGATGCACTGCTCGCGGAGGCTCTCACGCCCTCTGAGGCAATTCGTTTGGAGGCTGCCGAATGA
- a CDS encoding XRE family transcriptional regulator has translation MKLTPFGQALRALRIERGLRLLDMAKTLGCSSAFLSAVETGRKSVPPAFFANIVNEYGLAVPEVESLRRALDRTKKEVKLDEVSDENRELVAAFARKVDELPQDVIDELKKKVFKSCSGETPFLRRRRGIRVPAHTTLTLWDYADKIRSAFVADDELEFPVMDVLEFRMQRFFPEFCFDVWDADEMDGDEGRVMAGLDGLILRQDVYERAWDRRGRDRFTACHELGHYLMHRHIPMARASAPEDKIYTDSEWQADTFAGALLLPRRHATRFQEPASAAEAFGITEHAAEVMLDKYRRRDAL, from the coding sequence ATGAAGCTCACGCCCTTTGGCCAAGCTCTCCGGGCGCTGCGGATAGAGCGCGGACTTCGCTTGCTCGACATGGCGAAGACCCTCGGTTGTTCGTCGGCATTTCTTTCCGCCGTAGAGACGGGTCGCAAGTCAGTACCTCCCGCCTTCTTCGCGAACATCGTGAATGAGTACGGCTTGGCAGTTCCTGAAGTGGAGAGCCTTCGTCGAGCGCTAGACCGCACGAAAAAGGAAGTGAAGCTCGATGAGGTCTCGGACGAGAACCGAGAATTGGTCGCGGCATTCGCGCGAAAGGTCGATGAACTTCCGCAGGACGTAATCGATGAGCTGAAGAAGAAAGTCTTCAAGTCGTGCTCGGGAGAAACGCCATTTCTCCGTAGGCGACGGGGTATTCGCGTTCCAGCTCACACGACGCTCACTTTGTGGGACTACGCCGACAAAATTCGATCTGCCTTCGTTGCGGACGATGAACTCGAATTTCCCGTCATGGACGTGCTCGAATTTCGGATGCAGCGGTTCTTTCCTGAGTTTTGTTTTGACGTCTGGGACGCAGACGAAATGGACGGCGACGAGGGACGTGTCATGGCCGGACTTGATGGCCTGATCTTGCGGCAGGACGTCTATGAGCGAGCTTGGGATAGGCGCGGGCGCGATCGCTTCACGGCATGCCACGAACTCGGCCATTACTTGATGCATCGCCACATTCCGATGGCCCGCGCATCTGCGCCGGAAGACAAGATCTACACGGACTCCGAGTGGCAGGCGGATACATTCGCCGGCGCACTCTTATTGCCGCGCCGACACGCTACGAGATTTCAGGAGCCAGCAAGTGCTGCTGAAGCGTTTGGAATTACCGAGCATGCAGCGGAGGTCATGCTCGACAAGTATAGGCGGAGGGATGCGCTCTAA
- a CDS encoding class I SAM-dependent methyltransferase, whose amino-acid sequence MSFYERHVLPLMIGAACGCRPIRRQRAKIVPRAEGVVLELGFGSGLNIPHYDASKVRKLYALEPSEGMLAAARSKAAQAPFPIEVLAETAENLSLPAASVDTVLVTYSLCTIPDAVAALEGARRALKPGGQLLFCEHGIAPDEGVRRWQRRIEPVWKPIAGGCHLTRDIPAIVTAAGFVIEELETMYLPRSPRWAGFNNWGAAKPV is encoded by the coding sequence ATGAGTTTCTACGAACGTCATGTGCTGCCTTTGATGATTGGCGCGGCGTGTGGGTGCAGACCCATTCGTCGGCAGCGCGCCAAGATCGTACCGCGTGCGGAAGGCGTCGTGTTAGAATTGGGCTTCGGCTCGGGGCTCAACATTCCGCACTATGACGCCAGCAAAGTTCGCAAGCTTTACGCACTCGAACCGAGCGAAGGCATGCTCGCTGCAGCACGCAGCAAAGCCGCGCAGGCGCCGTTTCCGATCGAGGTGCTAGCGGAGACGGCGGAGAATCTGTCTTTGCCGGCCGCGAGCGTCGATACCGTGCTCGTCACCTATTCGCTTTGCACCATCCCAGATGCGGTCGCTGCCCTCGAAGGCGCGCGTCGCGCGCTGAAGCCCGGCGGGCAATTGCTGTTTTGCGAACACGGGATCGCGCCGGACGAAGGCGTGCGGCGCTGGCAGCGTCGGATCGAGCCGGTCTGGAAGCCCATAGCCGGCGGCTGTCACCTGACGCGGGATATTCCGGCGATTGTGACGGCCGCGGGTTTCGTGATCGAGGAGCTGGAAACCATGTATTTGCCCCGCTCGCCTCGCTGGGCTGGGTTCAATAATTGGGGCGCGGCCAAACCCGTGTAA
- a CDS encoding DUF6065 family protein, giving the protein MKLTCYQVDPQPAELVPGSPDREWMDRFSDRHPYRCLPLVVANTTGWALLSPVSFTATWTGGPRTEDIRLDPDGDTPKALLDRWAVSHFSGGVLTFHTGYLFRTEPGWDLWCGGPPNHIKDGIQPLAGVVETYWLPFPFTMNWRFTRPGMISFKKGEPFCFIYPIPHEQMDEVQPIIKSIHDDPDLKRQYDAWGASRTNFLDKLADKDAEAVKNGWQRDYFRGRTPEGHLAPDSHVNRRRLKPPRKAEPGE; this is encoded by the coding sequence ATGAAACTCACCTGTTATCAAGTCGATCCGCAACCGGCGGAGCTCGTGCCTGGGTCGCCCGACCGCGAATGGATGGATCGCTTCTCCGATCGCCACCCGTATCGCTGTCTGCCGCTGGTGGTGGCGAACACGACGGGCTGGGCATTGCTCTCGCCGGTGAGCTTCACCGCGACGTGGACGGGCGGTCCGCGCACCGAAGACATTCGCCTCGATCCCGATGGCGACACGCCGAAAGCTTTGCTCGATCGCTGGGCGGTGTCCCACTTCTCCGGCGGCGTGCTGACATTCCACACCGGCTATCTTTTCCGCACCGAGCCCGGCTGGGATTTGTGGTGCGGTGGTCCGCCCAATCACATCAAAGACGGCATCCAGCCGCTCGCCGGTGTGGTTGAGACCTATTGGCTGCCGTTTCCCTTCACAATGAATTGGCGCTTCACGCGCCCCGGCATGATCTCGTTTAAGAAGGGCGAGCCGTTCTGCTTCATCTATCCGATCCCGCACGAGCAGATGGATGAGGTGCAGCCGATCATCAAATCGATCCACGACGATCCGGATTTGAAGCGCCAATACGATGCGTGGGGCGCGAGCCGCACCAACTTCCTCGACAAGCTCGCCGACAAGGACGCCGAAGCCGTGAAGAATGGCTGGCAGCGCGATTATTTCCGCGGCCGCACGCCGGAAGGCCATTTGGCGCCGGATAGCCACGTCAATCGCCGTCGCCTAAAGCCGCCGCGCAAGGCGGAGCCGGGCGAATAA
- a CDS encoding prolyl-tRNA synthetase associated domain-containing protein — protein MTPATEEDLFARFDALGIKHATTRHRPVFTVEEGADLKAQMPGGHSKNLFLKDKKGAIFLLCALGETVIDLNAVSKVLGAGRFSFGSAERLKEYLGVEPGSVTIFALINDPERRVTLVLDEGLLAHDPVNFHPLKNDATTAISPADLLKFIAALGREPIRLSFGPNGVPTRVAG, from the coding sequence ATGACGCCCGCCACCGAAGAAGACCTGTTTGCCCGCTTCGATGCGCTGGGCATCAAGCACGCGACCACCCGTCACCGCCCCGTCTTCACCGTAGAGGAAGGCGCGGACCTCAAGGCGCAAATGCCCGGCGGTCATTCCAAGAATTTGTTCTTGAAGGACAAGAAGGGCGCGATCTTCCTGCTCTGCGCGCTGGGCGAGACGGTGATCGATCTGAATGCTGTGTCCAAAGTGCTGGGCGCGGGGCGGTTCAGTTTTGGCTCGGCCGAGCGGCTGAAAGAGTATTTGGGCGTCGAGCCCGGTTCGGTGACGATCTTTGCACTGATCAACGACCCCGAGCGCCGCGTCACCCTGGTTTTGGACGAGGGCCTGCTGGCGCACGACCCGGTCAATTTCCACCCGCTCAAGAACGACGCCACCACCGCCATCAGCCCCGCCGATTTGCTCAAATTCATCGCCGCCCTCGGCCGCGAGCCGATCCGGCTCAGCTTTGGTCCGAACGGTGTTCCGACCCGCGTCGCCGGCTAG